Proteins co-encoded in one Flavivirga eckloniae genomic window:
- a CDS encoding SusC/RagA family TonB-linked outer membrane protein, which yields MKTKFSVMLTLFLALAVQLAFAQEKTISGVISDESGLPLPGASVLVKGTKTGTSSNFDGRYSIRASQGQSLVFSFVGYSTKEIIIGASNTIDITLIEDAESLQEVIVTGTAKGRSIKELSFALGQVNNELLDNVPATSAGQALQGKISGLNISPSGGQPGSDVSIQLRTANSIATGQNPLIILDGVILEGGLADINTEDIDRIEVAKGAAGASLYGSRAANGVIQIFSKRGKYSDKVNVTYRSELGWRNVNSEYDLATTHKFLMLPDGSNFDLSTGSRQLDPDGFADNPYPAGSTLYDNQDRVFQTGHFNSHFASINGGGETARYLFSYSRLDDEGIIKEVDNYRRDNFRLNLDSKLSEKLNVKTSLFYGNSSRDAGINSGSTLNALFATLMTEPIHDMLAPNEEDGSPYNYDFDTIDGNNRNPLYSLANNDREERRNRVLGNVALDYEVMPWLTLNGSYSYDYENNTFENYIPKGYLSDSPDGQAQNIGFIQRSNFNGRAQNIRFNALFSKAFGEDDAFNLNLRLSYLNERYNSTFNNSEGYNLAVSDIRSLDNIKDRPALASESQTIISDSYFAIADIDYKKKYIFSGVVRREGSSLFGPDTRWANYFRASLAYRLTEDFEIPGVQELKLRASYGTAGIRPTYEMRFETFTLRNGAATKSTIGNNELKPAKTGEMELGINIDFLDRFNFEFNYVKAITDDQILNVPLSAATGFGSQWRNAGEIEGTTLEASLNYDIIRNNDFSWNLGIVWDKSKQEITRLDVPSYLTGPGTQNTTFFRVEEGQNFGIMYGSDFIRSLSDLPAGLDPNDYQVNAEGYVVDAATGSTPVARVDDEGNAFFVIGDITPDFRMGINTTLKYKNLSLYTLFDWKQGGDIYNRTNQWLYRDTRHAVSANSQVPAAFYAGLYNTGNPSSGFIEDGSFVKLRELSLYYTLDGEKMGNIGNFIERMRIGFIGRNLITWTDYTGFDPEITNQAEAGRSDLTSRDTNGLGNDANTPGGDPNVFKVDNFPYPTTRSYSFSIQLNF from the coding sequence ATGAAAACAAAGTTTAGTGTTATGCTAACGCTTTTTCTAGCGTTAGCTGTGCAACTCGCGTTTGCACAAGAAAAGACAATTTCAGGTGTGATTTCAGATGAATCTGGCCTCCCACTCCCTGGAGCAAGTGTCTTAGTTAAAGGTACAAAGACCGGTACCTCATCCAATTTTGATGGTAGATATTCTATTAGAGCTTCTCAAGGGCAATCTCTTGTCTTTAGTTTTGTAGGGTATTCAACCAAAGAAATTATAATTGGAGCTTCAAATACAATAGATATTACACTAATAGAAGATGCTGAATCCTTACAAGAAGTAATTGTTACGGGTACCGCAAAAGGTAGATCCATTAAAGAATTGAGTTTTGCTTTAGGACAAGTAAACAATGAGCTTTTAGATAATGTTCCAGCCACATCGGCGGGTCAAGCACTTCAAGGTAAAATATCAGGTCTAAACATTTCTCCTTCTGGAGGACAGCCAGGTAGTGATGTCAGTATCCAATTAAGAACGGCTAATTCAATAGCTACAGGTCAAAACCCTCTAATTATATTAGATGGAGTAATTTTAGAAGGAGGACTTGCAGACATCAACACGGAAGACATTGACCGTATTGAGGTAGCTAAAGGTGCAGCGGGAGCTTCATTATATGGATCTCGAGCAGCAAATGGTGTTATCCAAATATTTTCTAAACGCGGTAAATACAGTGACAAAGTTAATGTTACCTACAGATCAGAACTTGGTTGGAGAAATGTGAATTCTGAATATGACTTGGCGACAACACATAAGTTCTTAATGCTTCCTGATGGTTCTAATTTTGATTTATCAACAGGTTCAAGACAACTTGATCCAGATGGGTTTGCTGATAATCCATATCCAGCTGGTAGCACCTTATATGATAATCAAGATAGAGTCTTTCAAACTGGTCATTTCAACAGTCATTTTGCTTCTATAAATGGAGGAGGTGAAACTGCTAGATATTTATTCTCTTATTCAAGACTTGATGATGAAGGAATTATTAAAGAAGTTGATAACTACAGAAGAGATAATTTTAGATTAAATTTAGATAGTAAATTATCTGAGAAATTAAACGTGAAAACCTCCCTTTTTTATGGTAATTCAAGTAGAGATGCTGGAATTAATTCTGGCTCTACATTAAATGCTCTTTTCGCTACATTAATGACAGAGCCAATACATGATATGTTAGCTCCTAATGAAGAAGATGGCTCGCCTTACAATTATGATTTTGATACTATTGATGGTAATAACAGAAATCCACTTTATTCTTTGGCTAATAATGACAGAGAAGAACGAAGAAATAGAGTTTTAGGTAATGTGGCGTTAGATTATGAAGTTATGCCATGGCTAACTTTAAACGGCTCATATTCTTACGACTACGAAAACAACACCTTTGAAAACTATATACCAAAAGGCTACTTATCTGATAGTCCTGATGGGCAAGCTCAAAATATAGGATTTATTCAAAGATCCAATTTCAACGGCCGTGCACAAAATATAAGATTCAATGCTTTATTTTCTAAGGCATTTGGTGAAGATGACGCTTTTAATTTAAACTTAAGATTAAGTTACTTAAATGAAAGGTATAATAGTACTTTTAATAATTCAGAAGGGTATAATTTGGCAGTGTCTGATATTCGTTCATTAGATAACATAAAAGACAGACCCGCTCTAGCTTCTGAATCTCAGACTATCATCTCTGATAGTTATTTTGCAATTGCTGATATTGATTACAAAAAGAAATATATTTTTAGTGGGGTTGTAAGACGAGAAGGATCTTCTTTATTTGGACCTGACACCAGATGGGCCAATTACTTTAGAGCAAGTTTAGCTTATAGATTAACAGAGGACTTCGAGATTCCAGGTGTTCAAGAATTAAAACTAAGAGCATCTTACGGTACGGCTGGTATTAGACCAACTTATGAAATGCGTTTTGAAACATTTACATTAAGAAATGGAGCAGCTACTAAATCTACTATAGGTAATAACGAATTAAAACCTGCAAAAACAGGTGAGATGGAATTAGGTATTAATATAGATTTCTTAGATCGCTTTAATTTTGAATTTAACTATGTTAAAGCTATAACTGATGATCAAATTCTTAATGTACCATTATCAGCGGCTACAGGTTTTGGTTCTCAGTGGAGAAATGCTGGAGAAATAGAAGGTACAACTCTTGAAGCTTCTTTAAACTATGATATTATTAGAAATAATGACTTCTCATGGAATTTGGGCATAGTTTGGGATAAATCTAAACAAGAAATTACTCGCCTAGATGTACCATCATACCTCACTGGACCAGGAACTCAGAACACAACCTTCTTTAGAGTAGAAGAAGGCCAAAACTTTGGTATTATGTATGGTTCTGATTTTATTAGATCTTTATCAGATTTGCCAGCCGGTCTTGATCCTAATGATTACCAAGTAAATGCTGAGGGTTATGTGGTTGATGCGGCAACTGGATCGACCCCTGTAGCGAGAGTTGATGATGAAGGTAACGCATTTTTTGTGATTGGTGATATTACTCCAGATTTTAGAATGGGTATAAATACCACTTTAAAATATAAAAATTTATCATTATACACACTGTTTGATTGGAAACAAGGTGGTGACATTTATAATAGAACCAATCAATGGTTATATCGTGATACAAGACATGCTGTTTCTGCAAATTCACAAGTTCCAGCTGCTTTCTATGCAGGACTATACAATACAGGGAATCCAAGTTCTGGTTTTATAGAAGATGGTTCGTTTGTAAAACTGAGAGAACTTTCTCTCTACTATACACTTGACGGTGAAAAGATGGGGAACATTGGTAACTTTATAGAGAGAATGAGAATAGGATTCATAGGAAGAAACTTAATTACATGGACTGACTATACTGGTTTCGATCCTGAAATTACTAATCAAGCTGAAGCAGGTAGATCAGACTTAACCAGTAGAGATACTAATGGTCTTGGTAATGATGCAAATACGCCTGGTGGTGACCCTAATGTATTTAAGGTAGATAACTTTCCTTATCCTACTACTAGATCGTATAGCTTTTCTATACAATTAAACTTTTAA
- a CDS encoding SusD/RagB family nutrient-binding outer membrane lipoprotein, giving the protein MKNIYIIAIAFLMVSCSSNLEDLNKNNKDPETVSGESLFTGAQKALVDQIVQINVNENNTKLWAQFLQETTYTDESNYDQVTRTIPENLWSAIYRDALKDLDEAGKIIVETFYFSPEDEYTNNKLMIIEIMKVYAYSHLVETFGNIPYSESLNIDILTPAYDDGITIYKDLIARLTTAIEALDTSKKSFIAGDNIYKGDVASWKKFANSLKLRMGMLLADTDDAFAKTTVESAIASGIITNSEENAHMHYLPSAPNTHPVHANVVLSGRNDFVAGETLIDIMNTLNDPRRPLWFTTVGGIYVGGKIGSTSSYASHSHLSEQIVAADAPGVIMTYSEVQFLLAEGAERGYDTGDTAANHYTNGIRASINEWGGSTADANTYLAQPSVDYNTLTGTQTWKQVIGTQRWISLFNRGPEAWTSIRTMDYPVLATPAEAVSGFPNRYTYPIVEQTVNAANYSAASSAIGGDLPETKLFWDKF; this is encoded by the coding sequence ATGAAAAACATATATATCATTGCGATAGCATTTTTAATGGTGTCGTGTTCCAGCAACTTAGAGGATTTAAACAAAAACAATAAAGACCCCGAAACCGTTTCTGGAGAATCACTTTTTACTGGAGCTCAAAAAGCCCTAGTTGATCAAATTGTGCAAATAAATGTAAATGAAAACAACACGAAGCTTTGGGCTCAGTTTTTACAAGAAACCACATATACAGATGAAAGCAATTACGATCAGGTAACCAGAACGATTCCTGAAAATCTTTGGAGTGCCATTTACAGAGATGCATTAAAGGATTTAGATGAAGCCGGCAAGATAATTGTCGAGACATTTTATTTTAGTCCGGAAGACGAATACACAAACAATAAGTTGATGATTATCGAAATCATGAAAGTGTATGCCTATAGTCATTTAGTTGAAACTTTTGGCAACATTCCATATTCTGAATCTTTAAATATAGATATTTTAACGCCCGCTTATGATGATGGCATAACTATTTATAAAGACTTAATTGCAAGATTAACCACTGCAATTGAAGCTTTAGACACCAGCAAAAAAAGTTTTATTGCTGGCGACAACATCTATAAAGGAGATGTTGCTAGTTGGAAAAAGTTTGCTAACTCCTTAAAGCTAAGAATGGGAATGCTTCTGGCGGATACTGACGATGCATTCGCCAAAACAACAGTAGAATCTGCCATAGCTAGTGGAATTATTACCAATAGTGAAGAAAATGCTCATATGCACTACTTACCCTCTGCCCCTAACACCCATCCGGTACACGCCAATGTAGTGCTTAGCGGACGAAACGATTTTGTTGCCGGAGAGACCTTAATAGATATAATGAACACACTTAACGATCCAAGAAGACCTTTATGGTTTACTACAGTTGGAGGCATATACGTTGGTGGAAAGATAGGAAGCACTTCGTCTTATGCCAGTCACTCTCATTTATCAGAACAGATTGTAGCTGCTGACGCCCCTGGTGTTATAATGACATATTCAGAAGTGCAATTTCTATTAGCAGAAGGTGCTGAAAGAGGCTATGATACAGGAGACACAGCTGCTAATCATTATACTAATGGCATTAGAGCTTCTATAAACGAATGGGGAGGAAGCACTGCAGATGCTAATACTTATCTAGCACAGCCTTCGGTTGATTATAATACATTAACAGGAACTCAAACCTGGAAGCAAGTTATAGGCACTCAAAGATGGATCTCGTTATTTAACAGAGGCCCAGAAGCATGGACATCCATTAGAACAATGGATTATCCAGTATTGGCAACACCAGCAGAAGCTGTATCTGGATTTCCGAATAGATATACATATCCAATTGTAGAGCAAACTGTTAATGCTGCTAATTATTCGGCTGCATCATCTGCAATCGGAGGAGACTTACCAGAAACAAAATTATTCTGGGATAAGTTTTAA
- a CDS encoding SusC/RagA family TonB-linked outer membrane protein, producing MKRKFSVRLTLFLVLAVQLVFAQKRTVSGKVSDESGLPLPGASILEKGTTNGTSTNFDGKYSINVDQGAILVFSFVGYTSQEITVSSSNTVNVVLQEDSSVLDEVVITALGISRDKKSLGYATQEVKGEQLTTIKNGNFANAISGKASGIKITRTNNLGGSTNVLIRGNTSLTGNNQALFVIDGIPISNRNTNTRSQEQAGGGSYDYGNAASDINPDDIESVNVLKGAAASALYGSRAANGVIMITTKKGRKSKGYGVSISSGVAFGSIDKSTFVKYQKDYGGGYGPYYGDCECLYWNNNIDIDGDGLLDISVPFSEDASYGARFDPNLLIFQWDALDPDNPNYRKATPWINAKNGPITFFETPVTLTNSVSLDGAGEEGSFRINYTNFDQKGLMPNSSLKRHNFTMSGSHNFNKKLHATGYASYIKTNGLGRNSTGYNDNILGGFRQWWQTNVDVQQQKDIYFATKRNVTWNPKSASNLTPIYWDNPYWTRYENYQTDERNRFIGNASLTYDLKDWLTITGRIATDTYNELQEERRQIGSVPTAFGIGIGRDGSIQRNTVESGYLRRDITATETNYDLMFNIDKDLNDNLNLKALLGININRREFSRLTSATQGGLGVPGLYTLKNSKGPLALPVETVWKNGTDGIYASASLGYQDTYYIDATIRRDHVSTLPKDNSSFYYPGISGSFIFSKLIDVDWLTFGKFNTNYAEVGNGASGPNQLVDYYDVNIPIGSPSTSINNTKNNPNLKPERTKSYEFGFELDFFQNRLGIDATYYHSKSIDQIAGVRVSEATGFLYKKINAGEIENKGIEMTLSGTPIKNDNFTWNVNVNWTRNRNKVLSLAEGLQTLQLGSFQGGITINAEVGKPYGVIYGSDYTYLNPDNPKASERLIDPVSGQYLKTSTSDHVIGDSNPDWQMGISNNFIYKNLSLSFLIDIQKGGSIWSLDQYYGLATGLPAETSFINDLGNPVRNPITGTPENYGADSGGFINQGVNPDGSVNQTRIRTDRFGAWGYRRGLPDRAFSYDAGYVKLREVALTYNVPENLVKDWFITGASFSLVGSNLWIIDKDLPHADPESGLGAGNLQGYTTGSLPTTRDIGINIKLQF from the coding sequence ATGAAAAGAAAATTTAGCGTTAGGCTAACACTGTTTTTAGTGTTGGCCGTGCAACTCGTATTTGCACAAAAAAGGACAGTATCGGGAAAAGTCTCCGATGAAAGTGGACTCCCCCTCCCCGGTGCTTCTATCCTGGAAAAAGGCACAACTAATGGCACCTCTACAAATTTCGATGGAAAGTATTCAATTAATGTAGATCAAGGTGCCATTCTTGTATTCAGCTTTGTAGGATACACTAGCCAGGAAATCACTGTGAGCTCTTCAAATACCGTAAACGTGGTCTTACAAGAAGATTCTTCTGTATTAGACGAAGTGGTTATCACAGCTCTTGGTATTTCCAGAGACAAGAAGTCTTTAGGATATGCAACCCAGGAAGTTAAGGGAGAACAACTTACCACTATAAAGAACGGCAATTTCGCAAACGCAATTTCTGGTAAAGCTTCCGGTATTAAAATTACCAGAACAAACAATCTGGGCGGCTCCACCAATGTCCTAATTAGAGGTAACACCTCCCTTACCGGTAACAACCAGGCATTGTTTGTTATTGATGGCATACCCATTAGCAATAGAAACACAAACACAAGAAGCCAGGAACAAGCTGGTGGTGGTAGTTACGATTATGGCAACGCTGCCTCAGACATTAATCCTGATGACATTGAATCTGTAAACGTTTTAAAAGGTGCCGCTGCATCTGCCCTTTACGGATCCCGGGCAGCCAACGGTGTTATTATGATCACAACTAAGAAAGGTAGAAAATCAAAAGGTTACGGAGTTAGCATAAGTTCTGGCGTTGCCTTTGGATCAATTGACAAAAGTACTTTTGTTAAATACCAAAAAGATTACGGTGGCGGTTACGGTCCTTACTATGGTGATTGTGAATGTTTATATTGGAATAACAATATTGATATTGATGGAGATGGATTACTTGACATTTCTGTACCTTTTTCAGAAGATGCCTCTTATGGTGCCAGATTCGATCCCAACCTATTAATATTTCAATGGGATGCTTTAGACCCAGACAACCCAAACTACAGAAAAGCCACTCCATGGATTAATGCTAAAAATGGTCCTATAACTTTTTTCGAAACACCAGTAACTTTAACAAACTCGGTATCTTTAGATGGTGCAGGCGAAGAAGGATCGTTCAGAATCAACTACACCAATTTCGATCAAAAGGGACTAATGCCTAACAGCTCACTAAAAAGACATAACTTCACTATGAGCGGAAGTCATAACTTTAATAAAAAACTACATGCAACAGGCTACGCTAGTTATATTAAAACAAATGGTCTTGGTAGAAATTCTACAGGGTATAATGACAATATACTTGGAGGTTTCAGACAATGGTGGCAAACCAACGTAGATGTTCAGCAACAAAAAGATATATACTTTGCCACGAAAAGAAACGTAACCTGGAACCCGAAAAGCGCCAGTAACCTAACTCCAATTTACTGGGACAACCCATATTGGACACGTTATGAAAATTATCAAACAGATGAGAGAAACAGATTTATAGGTAATGCCTCTTTAACATACGATTTAAAAGACTGGTTAACAATAACAGGCAGAATTGCCACCGACACCTACAATGAGTTACAAGAAGAAAGACGGCAAATAGGAAGTGTACCAACTGCTTTTGGTATTGGAATTGGAAGGGACGGCAGTATTCAAAGAAACACTGTAGAATCGGGTTACTTGAGAAGAGATATTACTGCAACTGAAACCAACTACGATTTAATGTTCAATATTGACAAGGACTTAAATGACAACCTTAATTTAAAAGCCTTATTAGGTATTAACATTAACAGAAGAGAGTTTAGTCGTTTAACTTCTGCGACACAAGGAGGCCTTGGCGTACCAGGTCTTTATACATTAAAAAACAGTAAAGGCCCATTAGCCTTACCCGTAGAAACGGTATGGAAAAACGGCACCGACGGTATTTATGCCAGTGCTTCGTTAGGATATCAGGATACATACTATATCGATGCAACCATAAGAAGGGATCATGTATCTACACTACCAAAAGACAATAGTTCTTTTTACTATCCCGGAATATCCGGAAGTTTCATCTTTAGTAAATTAATAGACGTAGATTGGTTAACTTTTGGTAAATTCAATACAAACTATGCAGAAGTTGGAAATGGTGCTTCCGGACCTAATCAATTAGTAGATTACTATGATGTTAATATTCCTATCGGATCACCAAGCACCTCCATAAACAACACAAAAAACAATCCAAATCTAAAACCAGAACGAACGAAAAGTTACGAGTTTGGCTTTGAGCTGGATTTCTTTCAAAACCGTTTAGGGATAGATGCAACCTATTATCACTCCAAATCCATTGATCAAATTGCCGGTGTGAGAGTTTCAGAAGCAACAGGTTTTTTATATAAAAAAATTAACGCTGGTGAAATAGAAAACAAAGGAATAGAGATGACCTTATCTGGAACCCCCATAAAAAATGACAACTTTACATGGAACGTCAATGTAAACTGGACGAGAAACAGAAATAAGGTTCTATCACTTGCCGAAGGTTTACAAACCTTACAGCTAGGAAGTTTTCAAGGCGGTATCACAATTAATGCTGAAGTTGGTAAACCTTATGGCGTTATTTATGGTTCAGACTATACCTACCTAAATCCAGATAACCCCAAAGCCAGTGAGCGACTTATTGATCCAGTAAGCGGGCAATATTTAAAAACATCTACATCAGATCATGTTATTGGTGATTCTAACCCGGATTGGCAAATGGGTATTAGTAACAACTTTATTTACAAAAACCTTTCGTTAAGCTTTTTAATCGATATCCAAAAAGGCGGAAGCATATGGTCTCTTGATCAATACTACGGTCTTGCAACCGGATTACCAGCAGAGACATCCTTTATTAACGACCTGGGTAACCCTGTTAGAAACCCAATTACCGGAACCCCAGAAAACTATGGAGCAGATAGTGGAGGTTTTATCAATCAAGGTGTAAATCCTGATGGCTCTGTAAACCAAACACGTATTAGAACCGATAGATTTGGAGCATGGGGATACAGAAGAGGTTTACCGGACAGAGCTTTTTCATATGACGCAGGATATGTAAAGTTAAGAGAAGTAGCGCTTACATATAATGTACCTGAAAATCTAGTTAAAGATTGGTTTATTACCGGAGCTTCGTTTAGCCTAGTAGGTTCCAATCTATGGATCATTGATAAAGACCTACCACATGCCGATCCGGAATCCGGACTGGGAGCAGGAAACTTACAAGGTTACACAACAGGATCGCTTCCAACTACGAGAGATATTGGAATAAATATTAAACTACAATTCTAA